A part of Candidatus Deferrimicrobium borealis genomic DNA contains:
- a CDS encoding TetR/AcrR family transcriptional regulator codes for MAKRGRKEAEAEGDARGRLLSGATALFASKGYASTTVREIVERAGVTKPVLYYYFRSKEGIYLDLMREPFSEFAALVEGAVLETGSARERLFRLCLMAYDIFIENLDAARVMYSIYYGPPQGAPFIDFDAYHRRFQEAVLQVLREGIRGGEFRRVDLHDAMWAVIGAVNVAMEVELCHPPQSLGRDGVRRVLETVLEGIAVKRKGAGEKGRKR; via the coding sequence ATGGCGAAAAGGGGGCGGAAGGAGGCCGAGGCGGAGGGCGATGCCAGGGGGCGCCTCCTGTCCGGGGCGACCGCGCTGTTCGCCTCGAAAGGGTACGCGTCGACGACCGTCCGCGAGATCGTCGAGCGGGCGGGCGTGACCAAGCCGGTCCTGTACTACTACTTCCGCAGCAAGGAGGGGATCTACCTCGACCTGATGCGGGAGCCGTTCAGCGAATTCGCCGCGCTCGTCGAGGGGGCGGTCCTTGAGACAGGTTCGGCGAGGGAGCGGCTGTTCCGTCTCTGCCTCATGGCGTACGACATCTTCATCGAGAACCTCGACGCCGCCAGGGTGATGTACTCCATCTACTACGGGCCGCCGCAGGGCGCGCCGTTCATCGACTTCGACGCGTACCACCGCCGTTTCCAGGAGGCGGTGCTCCAGGTCCTCCGGGAAGGGATCCGGGGCGGCGAGTTCCGGCGGGTGGACCTGCACGACGCGATGTGGGCCGTCATCGGGGCGGTCAACGTGGCGATGGAGGTGGAGCTGTGCCACCCGCCGCAGAGCCTCGGGCGGGACGGCGTGCGGCGCGTCCTCGAAACCGTTCTCGAAGGGATCGCCGTGAAAAGGAAAGGCGCGGGGGAAAAGGGGAGGAAGCGATGA